The Salinispora tropica CNB-440 genome has a window encoding:
- a CDS encoding FkbM family methyltransferase, producing the protein MPVNPEVVDALRADPAAISLRPSLDLSYGDPGRATAMDRFHAQFVRPDDLVLDIGAHVGDRTASYRRLGARVVAVEPQPLCARSIRALYGDDNQVTVVEAACGAAIGALKLHINTANPTVSTASPHFIQATDGAENWQGQVWDARLNVPATTLDVLIAEHGVPAFTKVDVEGFEDAVLAGLSHPLPALSFEFTTVERAVARRALDRAVALGFTRFNLALGDAMALAEPAWLTATALATLLDALPHSANSGDVYCRR; encoded by the coding sequence GTGCCCGTCAACCCCGAGGTGGTCGATGCTCTCCGGGCCGACCCCGCCGCCATCTCGCTGCGCCCCTCGCTCGACCTCTCGTACGGTGACCCCGGTCGAGCCACCGCCATGGACCGCTTCCACGCCCAGTTCGTCCGCCCCGACGACCTCGTCCTCGACATCGGTGCACACGTCGGTGACCGCACCGCCAGCTACCGCCGGCTGGGCGCCCGGGTAGTCGCCGTCGAGCCGCAACCACTCTGCGCCCGGAGCATCCGGGCCCTGTACGGCGACGACAACCAGGTCACCGTGGTCGAAGCGGCGTGTGGCGCGGCGATCGGCGCTCTGAAGCTTCACATCAACACGGCCAACCCCACCGTCTCGACCGCGTCACCGCACTTCATCCAGGCCACCGACGGCGCGGAGAACTGGCAGGGGCAGGTCTGGGACGCACGGCTGAACGTTCCGGCCACCACCCTCGACGTCCTCATCGCCGAACACGGCGTCCCTGCCTTCACCAAAGTCGATGTGGAGGGCTTCGAGGATGCGGTCCTCGCCGGATTGAGCCACCCGCTGCCAGCGTTGTCGTTCGAGTTCACCACGGTCGAGCGGGCGGTGGCACGGCGGGCGCTCGACCGCGCCGTCGCGCTCGGGTTCACCCGCTTCAACCTGGCCCTCGGTGACGCCATGGCGTTGGCCGAGCCGGCCTGGCTGACCGCCACCGCACTGGCCACGCTCCTCGACGCCCTGCCGCACTCCGCCAACTCCGGCGATGTCTACTGCCGACGCTAG
- a CDS encoding nicotinate phosphoribosyltransferase, which yields MTGLHTDLYELRMAASYLRHDLNASATFSLFSRRLPDRRGFLVAAGLDEALTFLEAFSFADDELAYLRDVHGFDERALAALAPLRFTGDVRAVPEGRIVFADEPLLEVTAPLAEAQLVETGLLNLITFQTTIASKAARCRLAAGDAELIDFSFRRTHGLAAGAGVARASAVVGFAATSHVEAARRYGLRPSGTMAHSYVEAFPDERAAFRAFAGDFPVNPIFLVDTYDTPAGVRAAVEVLTELGWSGPAGVRLDSGDLAALARQTRTILDTAGLTEVKILASGGLDEEAIAGLVAAGAPIDGYGVGTRMGVSSDAPSLDSAYKLVSYGERPVVKLSPGKVTLPGAKQVFRDPTGTDGDLLGLHTEASPPGRESLLVPVMRAGRRLDTATAAEAVRAARDRFEADLAWLPEPARRLTEPVPSAVTVSSELAGLQEKVTAAVRSGDAAPIARR from the coding sequence ATGACCGGTCTCCATACCGACCTCTACGAGCTTCGGATGGCCGCCAGCTACCTGCGGCACGACCTGAACGCATCGGCTACCTTCAGCCTCTTCTCCCGCCGGCTGCCGGACCGCCGCGGCTTCCTGGTGGCCGCCGGGCTCGACGAGGCGCTGACGTTTCTGGAGGCCTTCTCGTTTGCCGACGACGAGTTGGCGTACCTGCGTGATGTCCATGGATTCGACGAGAGGGCCCTGGCGGCGCTGGCCCCGCTACGGTTCACCGGAGACGTGCGAGCGGTGCCGGAGGGGCGGATCGTCTTCGCCGACGAGCCGTTACTCGAGGTCACGGCGCCGCTCGCCGAGGCGCAGCTGGTCGAGACCGGTCTACTGAACCTGATCACGTTTCAGACCACGATCGCCAGTAAGGCGGCCCGGTGTCGGCTCGCCGCCGGTGACGCTGAACTGATCGACTTCTCGTTCCGCCGTACCCATGGGCTGGCGGCCGGTGCCGGCGTGGCCCGGGCGTCCGCGGTCGTCGGGTTCGCCGCGACCAGTCACGTGGAGGCAGCCCGCCGGTACGGGCTGCGGCCGTCCGGCACGATGGCCCACTCGTACGTGGAGGCGTTCCCGGACGAGCGGGCCGCCTTCCGCGCCTTCGCCGGCGACTTCCCCGTCAATCCGATCTTCCTGGTGGACACCTACGACACGCCCGCCGGCGTACGGGCGGCCGTTGAGGTCCTCACGGAGCTGGGCTGGAGCGGCCCGGCGGGGGTCCGGCTGGACTCCGGCGACCTGGCCGCGCTGGCCCGGCAGACCCGTACGATCCTTGACACGGCGGGTCTGACCGAGGTCAAGATTCTGGCCAGCGGGGGCCTTGATGAGGAGGCCATCGCGGGGCTGGTCGCGGCCGGTGCGCCGATCGACGGGTACGGCGTCGGCACCAGGATGGGGGTCTCCTCGGACGCGCCGTCCCTGGACAGCGCGTACAAGCTGGTCAGCTACGGCGAACGGCCGGTGGTGAAGCTGTCACCGGGTAAGGTAACCCTGCCGGGTGCGAAGCAGGTCTTCCGGGATCCCACCGGCACCGACGGCGACCTCCTCGGGCTGCATACCGAAGCGTCGCCACCCGGTCGGGAGTCGCTGCTCGTACCGGTCATGCGCGCCGGACGGCGGCTCGACACCGCTACGGCGGCCGAGGCGGTACGGGCCGCGCGCGACCGCTTCGAAGCTGATCTTGCGTGGCTGCCCGAGCCGGCCCGACGGCTGACCGAACCGGTGCCGTCCGCCGTCACGGTCAGCTCCGAGCTGGCCGGGCTGCAGGAGAAGGTGACAGCAGCGGTCCGCTCGGGTGATGCAGCTCCCATCGCGCGTCGCTGA
- the pdxY gene encoding pyridoxal kinase PdxY gives MRILSIQSSVAYGHVGNSAAVFPLQRLGHEVWPVLTVHFSNHTGYGAWRGPLLAPADVAEVIAGIADRGVLAQADAVLSGYQGDPAMGEVIIDAVRRVKAVNPAAVYCCDPVMGDVGRGMFARPGIPEYLRDVVVPNADIITPNQFELEYLAGGRTETLAELLGAVDKVRATGPQHVLVTSVLHRDLPEEQLELVAVSEEGAWAVTTPMLPISPNGGGDVTAALYLAHLWTTDSPATALERTSASIFRVFEATLAAGTRELQLVAAQESIASPPPGFTARRLR, from the coding sequence GTGCGAATCCTGTCTATCCAGTCGTCGGTTGCCTATGGCCACGTCGGCAACTCGGCCGCCGTCTTTCCGCTGCAACGCCTCGGGCACGAGGTGTGGCCGGTGTTGACGGTCCACTTCTCCAACCACACCGGCTACGGCGCATGGCGTGGGCCACTGCTGGCACCCGCGGATGTCGCCGAGGTCATCGCCGGCATCGCCGACCGGGGAGTTCTCGCCCAAGCCGACGCGGTGCTCTCCGGGTACCAGGGCGACCCGGCGATGGGTGAGGTGATCATCGATGCGGTTCGCCGGGTGAAAGCCGTCAACCCCGCCGCCGTCTACTGCTGTGACCCGGTGATGGGGGACGTGGGCCGGGGGATGTTCGCTCGCCCCGGCATCCCGGAGTACCTGCGCGACGTGGTCGTACCGAACGCGGACATCATCACCCCGAACCAGTTCGAGCTGGAGTATCTCGCCGGCGGTCGGACGGAGACGCTGGCGGAGCTGCTCGGGGCGGTCGACAAGGTGCGGGCGACCGGACCACAGCACGTACTGGTCACCAGCGTGCTCCACCGGGACCTGCCCGAGGAGCAGCTTGAGCTGGTGGCCGTCTCCGAGGAGGGCGCCTGGGCGGTGACCACACCGATGCTGCCGATCAGCCCGAACGGTGGCGGTGACGTCACGGCCGCGCTCTACCTCGCACACCTGTGGACCACCGATTCACCCGCGACCGCGCTGGAGCGCACCAGCGCAAGCATCTTCCGGGTCTTCGAGGCCACGTTGGCGGCGGGTACCCGGGAGCTCCAGCTGGTCGCGGCCCAGGAGTCGATCGCGAGCCCACCGCCGGGCTTCACCGCCCGCCGACTGCGCTGA
- the htpG gene encoding molecular chaperone HtpG: MSSETLEFQAEARQLLQLMVHSIYSNKDVFLRELISNASDALDKLRLASLRDKDLDVDTADLHIAIEIDPDARTLTVRDNGIGMSRDEVVQVIGTIAKSGTAELLRTLRESADAETSQELIGQFGVGFYAAFMVADRVVLVTREAGATDGTRWESSGEGTYTIASATDAPQGTAVTLHLKPADSEDNLHDYATEWTVRQIVKRYSDFIAHPIRMAVEQPGTDGGESTTEVQTLNSMKALWARSRDEVEPAEYHEFYKHVSHDWADPLEVVHMRGEGTFEYEALLFLPTHAPLDLFSPQGRRGVQLYVKRVFIMDDCEALMPGYLRFVKGVVDAHDLSLNISRELLQQDRQIQVVRRRLVKKILATVKELKANQPEKYRTFWTEFGAVVKEGLIDDTENRDSLLEILSVASTHDPAEPTDLADYVTRMKDGQTDIYYATGENRSTIENSPHMEAFRAKGFEVLLLTDPVDEVWVERVGEYEGKTLRSVAKGQVDLDTEEERSAAEAERERQRTEYADLLTWLSSTLADQVREVRLSARLTTSPACVVGDAHDVTPTLEKMYRAMGHEVPQVKRILELNPTHPLVSGLRKAREQGVTEESLKETAELLYGMALLAEGGELADPSHFTRILAERLARTL; encoded by the coding sequence GTGAGTAGCGAGACGTTGGAGTTCCAGGCTGAGGCACGTCAGCTGCTTCAGCTGATGGTTCACTCGATCTACTCGAACAAGGATGTCTTCCTGCGCGAGTTAATCTCGAACGCCTCCGACGCGTTGGACAAGCTGCGTCTGGCGTCGCTGCGGGACAAGGACCTCGACGTCGACACTGCCGACCTGCACATCGCGATCGAGATCGACCCGGACGCACGGACCCTGACCGTGCGGGACAACGGGATCGGGATGTCCCGGGACGAGGTCGTCCAGGTGATCGGCACGATCGCCAAGTCCGGAACCGCCGAGCTGCTCCGCACATTGCGTGAGTCAGCCGACGCGGAGACGTCGCAGGAGCTGATCGGCCAGTTCGGCGTCGGCTTCTATGCGGCGTTCATGGTCGCCGACCGGGTTGTCCTGGTCACCCGCGAGGCGGGGGCGACCGACGGCACCCGCTGGGAGTCGAGCGGGGAGGGCACGTACACGATCGCCTCGGCCACTGACGCTCCGCAGGGAACGGCGGTCACGCTGCACCTCAAGCCGGCCGACTCCGAGGACAACCTGCACGACTACGCCACCGAGTGGACAGTCCGGCAGATCGTCAAGCGGTACTCCGACTTCATCGCCCACCCGATCCGGATGGCGGTGGAGCAGCCCGGCACCGACGGCGGTGAGTCGACCACCGAGGTGCAGACACTCAACTCGATGAAGGCACTCTGGGCGCGGTCCCGCGACGAGGTCGAACCGGCCGAGTACCACGAGTTCTACAAGCACGTCAGCCATGACTGGGCCGACCCGCTCGAGGTCGTGCACATGCGGGGGGAGGGCACCTTCGAGTACGAGGCGCTGCTCTTCCTGCCCACGCACGCACCGCTGGACCTCTTCTCCCCGCAGGGCCGCCGCGGTGTGCAGCTCTACGTCAAGCGCGTCTTCATCATGGATGACTGCGAGGCGCTGATGCCGGGATACCTGCGCTTCGTGAAGGGCGTGGTCGACGCACACGACCTGTCGCTCAACATCTCCCGCGAGCTACTCCAGCAGGACCGGCAGATTCAGGTGGTCCGCCGCCGCCTGGTCAAGAAGATCCTCGCCACCGTCAAGGAGCTCAAGGCCAACCAGCCGGAGAAGTACCGCACCTTCTGGACCGAGTTCGGCGCTGTCGTCAAGGAAGGGCTGATCGACGACACCGAGAACCGGGACTCTCTCCTGGAGATCCTCTCCGTCGCCTCCACCCATGATCCGGCCGAGCCGACCGACCTCGCCGACTACGTCACGCGGATGAAGGACGGCCAGACTGACATTTACTACGCCACCGGCGAGAACCGCAGCACCATCGAGAACTCGCCGCACATGGAGGCGTTCCGGGCCAAGGGCTTCGAGGTGCTGCTGCTCACCGACCCGGTCGACGAGGTGTGGGTGGAGCGGGTCGGCGAGTACGAGGGCAAGACGCTGCGTTCCGTCGCCAAGGGCCAGGTTGACCTGGACACCGAGGAGGAGCGCTCGGCGGCCGAGGCCGAACGGGAGCGCCAGCGCACCGAGTACGCCGACCTGCTCACCTGGCTGAGTAGTACTCTCGCCGACCAGGTTCGGGAGGTCCGCCTCTCCGCCCGGCTGACCACCTCACCGGCCTGCGTGGTGGGTGACGCGCACGACGTCACCCCGACGCTGGAAAAGATGTACCGCGCCATGGGTCACGAGGTGCCGCAGGTCAAGCGGATCCTCGAACTGAACCCGACGCATCCGCTGGTCAGTGGGTTGCGCAAGGCCCGGGAACAGGGTGTCACCGAGGAGTCGCTGAAAGAGACTGCCGAACTGCTGTACGGAATGGCGTTGCTCGCCGAGGGAGGCGAACTGGCCGACCCGTCCCACTTCACCCGGATCCTTGCCGAGCGTCTCGCTCGTACTCTCTGA
- a CDS encoding D-alanyl-D-alanine carboxypeptidase family protein — translation MRNRLLAAASSVLLFPVVVPASVAVAAPTPAVVPCPQASVPASAPSRPPRPSPPPAAAEDQIVGGAELATPGLAVPAGAAAPPEVTATSWLVADLDTGQVLGSCGPHEYATPASVQKLLLTAALLPDLDPQQVVTVTKEDLDIEPDSSAVGLLVGGQYPVETLWLGLLMQSGNDAANVLARLGGGAEGRAGGVRAMNEFAEHLGARQTHAVTPSGLDGPGQFTSAYDLALIARACFAEPDFQRYALTETHQIPDQEALGRKGFQIQNGNSLIDRYPGALGGKTGFTTLARHTYVGAAERDGRRLVVTLLGAESRPLRGWEQGAALLDWGFALSRDASVGRLVEPGELTASPSTLPSAADARPAADARPAAGDSLPDGLTGPGPLLVAAVVGVGGLVVLIVRLTRRARRGPGRRRRGRS, via the coding sequence GTGAGAAATCGGCTGCTGGCCGCTGCCTCGAGCGTCCTGCTGTTCCCTGTCGTGGTGCCCGCGTCGGTCGCCGTCGCCGCACCCACGCCGGCGGTGGTGCCGTGCCCGCAGGCCAGCGTGCCGGCGTCAGCACCGTCCCGGCCGCCCCGGCCCTCCCCGCCGCCGGCGGCGGCCGAGGATCAGATTGTCGGAGGGGCGGAACTGGCCACCCCCGGCCTGGCGGTCCCGGCCGGTGCCGCCGCGCCACCCGAGGTGACCGCGACCTCGTGGCTGGTCGCGGACCTCGACACCGGTCAGGTGCTGGGTTCGTGCGGCCCGCACGAGTACGCCACCCCGGCGAGCGTGCAGAAGCTGCTGCTGACCGCTGCCCTGCTGCCGGACCTTGACCCGCAGCAGGTGGTCACGGTGACGAAGGAGGATCTCGACATAGAGCCCGACTCGTCGGCGGTCGGACTGCTCGTCGGCGGGCAGTATCCGGTAGAGACGCTCTGGCTCGGCCTGCTGATGCAATCCGGCAACGACGCGGCGAATGTCCTCGCCCGCCTCGGCGGCGGTGCCGAGGGTCGGGCCGGTGGCGTCCGCGCGATGAACGAGTTTGCCGAGCATCTGGGCGCCCGGCAGACGCATGCGGTCACACCGTCCGGGCTGGACGGGCCGGGCCAGTTCACGAGTGCCTACGACCTCGCGCTGATCGCCCGTGCCTGCTTCGCCGAACCGGACTTCCAGCGGTACGCGCTGACCGAAACCCACCAGATTCCCGACCAGGAAGCACTCGGCAGAAAGGGCTTCCAGATCCAGAACGGGAACTCCCTCATCGACCGCTACCCGGGGGCTCTGGGTGGCAAGACCGGCTTCACCACGTTGGCCCGGCACACGTACGTCGGCGCGGCCGAGCGGGATGGCCGGCGTCTGGTCGTCACGTTGCTGGGTGCCGAGTCTCGGCCGTTGCGTGGCTGGGAGCAGGGCGCCGCTCTGCTCGACTGGGGCTTCGCGCTGTCTCGGGACGCGTCGGTCGGCCGACTCGTCGAGCCGGGTGAGCTGACCGCGTCGCCGTCCACCCTGCCGTCCGCCGCCGATGCCCGGCCCGCTGCCGATGCCCGGCCCGCGGCCGGCGATTCGCTTCCGGACGGGCTGACCGGCCCCGGGCCGCTGCTGGTCGCGGCCGTAGTCGGGGTGGGTGGGCTGGTGGTGCTGATCGTGCGCCTGACTCGTCGCGCCCGTCGTGGGCCGGGGCGGCGTCGTCGCGGGCGGTCCTGA
- a CDS encoding PLP-dependent aminotransferase family protein encodes MRRRGGGTAPADDEGGVIVDLHLADLHPALGDPALNSMNFLNEVAQDYPDAVSLAAGRPYEEFFEFSALHRYLDLFRQHLVDDLGQDPGQVHRTLFQYGRTKGIVHHLIARNLAVDEGMTVDPETIVVTVGCQEAMFLVLRALRTDPRDVLLAATPTYVGLTGAARLLDFPVRPVATTDSGVDLADLRGQVHRARAEGLRPRACYLMPDFANPSGTSISLSDRQALLDLATEEELLLIEDNPYGLFPVTEGRRLPTLKALDTDRRVVYLGSFAKTVLPGARVGYVVADQPVTDADGGRSHLADQLAKVKSMVSVNTSPVAQAVVGGVLLAHDCSLVTATVRQRTVYTSNLRHLVHGLARRFSAGSSVRWTVPAGGFFVVVTVPFPVDDALLHRSAREYGVLWTPMAHFYGDGTPVHALRLSVSAVTPDDIDRGLDRLAALVAGEVARQETGARVR; translated from the coding sequence GTGCGCCGACGTGGTGGCGGCACGGCACCTGCGGACGACGAGGGTGGAGTGATCGTGGATCTACACCTGGCCGACCTGCATCCGGCGCTCGGGGATCCGGCCCTGAACTCGATGAACTTCCTCAACGAGGTGGCGCAGGACTACCCGGATGCGGTGTCGCTTGCCGCTGGCCGTCCGTACGAGGAGTTTTTCGAGTTCTCGGCGCTGCACCGGTACCTGGACCTCTTTCGGCAGCACCTGGTCGATGACCTCGGGCAGGACCCGGGTCAGGTCCATCGCACCCTGTTCCAGTACGGGCGGACCAAGGGGATCGTGCACCACCTGATCGCCCGGAACCTCGCTGTCGACGAGGGGATGACGGTCGACCCGGAGACGATCGTGGTGACCGTCGGGTGCCAGGAGGCGATGTTCCTGGTGCTGCGGGCGCTACGCACCGATCCGCGGGATGTCCTGCTCGCGGCGACCCCGACCTATGTGGGGCTCACCGGCGCCGCGCGGTTGCTGGATTTTCCGGTCCGCCCGGTGGCGACGACGGACTCCGGGGTGGACCTGGCGGACCTACGCGGTCAGGTGCACCGGGCCCGGGCCGAGGGGCTGCGCCCGCGCGCCTGCTATCTGATGCCGGACTTTGCCAATCCGTCGGGTACCAGCATTTCGTTGTCCGATCGGCAGGCGTTGCTGGACCTGGCCACCGAGGAGGAGCTGCTGCTGATCGAGGACAACCCGTACGGACTCTTCCCGGTGACAGAAGGTCGGCGACTGCCCACGCTGAAGGCCTTGGACACCGATCGTCGGGTGGTCTACCTGGGATCCTTCGCGAAGACGGTGCTACCTGGCGCACGGGTTGGCTACGTGGTGGCCGACCAGCCGGTGACGGATGCCGATGGCGGGAGGAGCCACCTGGCCGACCAGCTCGCCAAGGTCAAGAGCATGGTCTCGGTGAACACCTCGCCGGTGGCCCAGGCGGTGGTCGGCGGAGTGCTGCTCGCGCACGATTGCAGCCTGGTCACCGCCACGGTCCGACAGCGCACCGTCTACACCAGTAACCTGCGCCACCTGGTTCACGGCCTGGCCCGCCGGTTCTCGGCCGGCTCGTCGGTGCGTTGGACGGTGCCCGCCGGAGGGTTCTTCGTGGTGGTCACCGTGCCGTTTCCGGTGGACGACGCGCTGCTGCATCGCTCCGCCCGGGAGTACGGGGTGTTGTGGACCCCGATGGCGCACTTCTACGGCGACGGTACGCCGGTGCACGCGCTGCGGCTGTCGGTCAGCGCGGTCACCCCGGACGACATCGACCGCGGGCTGGATCGGCTCGCCGCGCTCGTCGCTGGCGAGGTGGCGCGGCAGGAGACGGGGGCCAGGGTGCGTTGA
- a CDS encoding alpha-hydroxy acid oxidase has translation MAEQMSPMRESPVALADFADLARAVLPPEVWDFVAGGSGAETTLAANRRALDQTGVLPRVLCGVPTPPTDARLLGAVHTLPVAVAPMAYQRLLHPDGEVALAAAAGAAGIPYVASTLGSVPIEQVARAGGDVWFQLYWLRDRGLVADLLDRAEAAGCTALMLTVDVPILGRRLRDVRNSFAIPADVVAANLPTGRGSLAHAATPGVSAVAAHTGAVFAPAVSWDDLEWLRERTSVPLVVKGVLDPRDATRAVAVGADAVVVSNHGGRQLDGAPATATALPAVVDAVGDRCEVLLDSGVRGGMDVLRALALGAHGVLVGRPLLWALAAGGRSGAEAALSLLADEFRDALTLAGCADVVAARHLRTTRVE, from the coding sequence ATGGCTGAGCAGATGTCGCCGATGCGCGAGTCGCCGGTCGCACTGGCCGACTTCGCCGACCTCGCCCGCGCGGTACTACCGCCGGAGGTGTGGGACTTCGTGGCCGGCGGTAGCGGCGCCGAGACGACGCTGGCCGCGAATCGACGGGCTTTGGACCAGACCGGCGTGCTGCCCCGCGTGCTGTGCGGTGTGCCGACGCCACCGACCGACGCCCGGCTGCTGGGAGCCGTCCACACGTTGCCGGTGGCGGTCGCACCGATGGCGTATCAACGGCTGTTGCACCCCGACGGGGAGGTAGCCCTTGCGGCGGCGGCCGGCGCGGCCGGCATCCCGTATGTGGCCAGCACGCTCGGCAGCGTCCCGATCGAACAGGTCGCGCGGGCCGGCGGTGACGTCTGGTTCCAGCTCTACTGGCTGCGTGACCGGGGACTCGTCGCCGACCTGCTGGACCGGGCCGAAGCGGCGGGCTGCACCGCGCTGATGCTCACCGTGGACGTGCCAATCCTCGGTCGTCGGCTGCGGGACGTGCGCAACTCGTTCGCCATTCCCGCGGATGTGGTCGCCGCGAACCTGCCCACCGGCCGGGGCAGCCTCGCCCACGCGGCGACCCCGGGCGTGTCCGCGGTGGCCGCACACACCGGTGCGGTCTTCGCGCCGGCCGTGAGTTGGGACGACCTGGAGTGGCTGCGGGAGCGGACCTCGGTTCCGCTGGTGGTCAAGGGGGTACTCGATCCGCGTGATGCCACCCGCGCGGTGGCGGTCGGAGCGGACGCGGTGGTGGTCTCCAACCACGGCGGACGCCAGCTTGACGGTGCACCGGCCACCGCGACCGCGTTGCCCGCGGTCGTCGACGCGGTGGGCGACCGGTGTGAGGTGCTGTTGGACAGCGGTGTTCGGGGCGGGATGGACGTGTTGCGGGCCCTCGCCCTTGGTGCGCACGGCGTCCTGGTGGGCCGCCCGCTGCTCTGGGCGTTGGCGGCCGGCGGCCGCTCCGGTGCCGAGGCGGCCCTGTCGCTGCTGGCTGACGAGTTCCGTGACGCGCTGACGTTGGCGGGGTGCGCCGACGTGGTGGCGGCACGGCACCTGCGGACGACGAGGGTGGAGTGA
- a CDS encoding alpha/beta hydrolase has product MSLHPEAEAYRASRAAAGTPPLYTQTLAEARAADLAAIRAGSGPVEPVHEVRDAYVPGPAGDIPVRVYRPAGAGPLPTLLYFFGGGWTLGSVDTADGVCRRLANAVPCQVVVVGYRLAPEHPFPAAVHDCHAALRHIAAHPAEFDVDPERLAVGGDSAGGNLAAAVTLLTQKDGPRLVAQLLVYPNTDQTIDPPGGEDPLLFNRRSVDWYRSHYLADPTDAHHPLASPLLADDLTGLPPAFVVTAEHDPLCAEGERYADRLRIAGVQTVLTRYAGMVHGFFTMPSVFDAGRQAQAAAATFLRRRFRRTAADDG; this is encoded by the coding sequence GTGAGCCTGCATCCTGAGGCTGAGGCGTACCGGGCGAGCCGTGCGGCGGCCGGCACCCCACCGCTGTACACGCAGACCCTCGCCGAGGCCCGCGCGGCCGACCTCGCCGCGATCCGGGCCGGCTCCGGCCCGGTCGAGCCGGTCCACGAGGTACGCGACGCGTACGTGCCCGGACCGGCCGGCGACATACCGGTCCGGGTGTACCGTCCCGCCGGGGCCGGGCCGCTGCCGACACTGCTCTACTTCTTCGGCGGTGGGTGGACGCTGGGCAGCGTCGACACCGCGGACGGGGTCTGCCGGCGTCTGGCCAACGCGGTGCCCTGCCAGGTGGTCGTTGTCGGCTACCGGCTGGCTCCCGAGCACCCGTTCCCGGCGGCCGTGCACGACTGTCACGCTGCCCTACGCCACATCGCGGCGCATCCGGCGGAGTTCGACGTAGATCCGGAGCGTCTCGCGGTCGGCGGGGACAGTGCCGGTGGCAACCTGGCCGCCGCGGTCACGCTGCTGACCCAGAAGGACGGCCCCCGGCTGGTAGCGCAGTTGTTGGTCTATCCGAACACCGACCAGACGATCGATCCGCCGGGCGGCGAGGATCCGCTGTTGTTCAACCGGCGCTCGGTCGACTGGTACCGCTCCCATTACCTGGCCGACCCGACCGACGCCCACCATCCACTCGCGTCGCCGCTACTCGCCGACGACCTGACCGGTCTGCCCCCGGCGTTCGTGGTCACCGCTGAGCACGACCCACTGTGTGCCGAGGGTGAACGGTACGCCGACCGGCTCCGCATCGCCGGCGTGCAGACCGTCCTCACCCGGTACGCGGGCATGGTTCACGGCTTTTTCACCATGCCCAGCGTCTTCGATGCGGGCCGGCAGGCCCAGGCAGCGGCCGCGACCTTCCTACGCCGCCGCTTCCGTCGGACGGCGGCCGACGATGGCTGA
- a CDS encoding cytochrome P450: protein MLDVEGLLTRLYSEQGRQDPYPVYAGLHAQGAIAALAPRPEGQRVAAVAVGYDLVGAVLRDPEWSKQPPPGWMEQEILRTLQSSMMFINPPDHGRMRKVFAGTFTPRRLGTLEPVINRVADELLDRMADAGPGEVDFVAEFAYPLPARVMAEFIGIPATELAWYRDRVDRIDAFLDVAGKTPERLAAANAAAAELRVFYADLLARRRRTPGEDLISGLVEAVDAGGVQLTEDELINNLIVLFNASFVTTVYMLSNGLPVLLEHPEVAAALADDPELTAGAIDEILRLQTPVHLLARAAPRDTVLGGVPIPQGQNVLLLIAAANRDPAHFPDPDRFDPRRPGPPSLAFGLGLHYCLGAAVSRLEGRLALPRLLSRFPRLRIMEQPVYSGSLFLRGIDKLSVSPGGRMHP from the coding sequence GTGCTGGACGTCGAGGGGCTACTAACCCGTCTCTACAGTGAACAGGGCCGGCAGGACCCTTATCCCGTCTACGCCGGCCTCCATGCGCAGGGAGCGATCGCCGCGCTGGCGCCGCGGCCGGAGGGTCAGCGGGTCGCCGCGGTGGCGGTCGGCTACGACCTGGTCGGTGCGGTGCTGCGGGACCCGGAGTGGTCCAAGCAGCCGCCGCCGGGCTGGATGGAACAGGAGATCCTCCGGACTCTCCAATCATCCATGATGTTCATCAATCCGCCTGATCATGGCCGGATGCGGAAGGTGTTCGCCGGCACCTTCACACCGCGTCGGCTCGGCACCCTGGAACCGGTGATCAACCGCGTGGCCGACGAACTGCTGGACCGGATGGCCGATGCCGGGCCCGGTGAGGTGGACTTCGTCGCCGAGTTCGCGTATCCGCTGCCGGCTCGGGTGATGGCCGAGTTCATCGGCATTCCCGCGACCGAGCTGGCCTGGTACCGGGATCGGGTGGACCGGATCGACGCGTTCCTGGACGTGGCCGGCAAGACACCGGAGCGGCTGGCAGCGGCGAACGCCGCCGCGGCCGAACTGCGAGTCTTCTATGCGGACCTACTCGCGCGCCGCCGCCGCACGCCGGGTGAGGACCTGATCAGCGGTTTGGTGGAGGCGGTTGACGCGGGCGGTGTCCAGCTGACCGAGGATGAGTTGATCAACAACCTGATTGTGCTCTTCAACGCCAGCTTCGTCACCACTGTCTACATGCTGAGCAACGGCCTGCCGGTGCTGCTGGAACATCCGGAGGTGGCGGCTGCGTTGGCCGACGACCCGGAGCTGACCGCTGGCGCCATAGACGAGATTCTGCGGCTGCAGACGCCGGTGCACCTGCTGGCCCGCGCCGCACCCCGGGACACCGTGCTCGGCGGAGTGCCCATCCCACAGGGCCAGAACGTTCTGCTGCTGATCGCTGCCGCCAACCGGGATCCGGCCCACTTCCCAGACCCGGATCGGTTCGACCCCCGGCGGCCGGGTCCGCCTTCGCTGGCGTTCGGCCTCGGGCTGCACTACTGCCTCGGCGCCGCGGTCTCCCGTCTGGAGGGCCGGCTGGCGCTGCCCCGGCTGCTGTCCCGTTTCCCCCGGCTGCGAATCATGGAGCAGCCGGTGTACAGCGGCAGCCTCTTCCTGCGTGGAATCGACAAACTCTCGGTCAGCCCGGGGGGAAGGATGCATCCGTGA